In Dromaius novaehollandiae isolate bDroNov1 chromosome 4, bDroNov1.hap1, whole genome shotgun sequence, a single genomic region encodes these proteins:
- the LOC112997050 gene encoding uncharacterized protein LOC112997050, protein MEASLTCAVCLSLFEEPVTLPLCSHNFCRDCVLECLASAEAARVQQQRGAGPARLSRGGAGQGAAAGARVSCPLCRKLCPLPRGGAAALPVNTTLAEVVKLYRSGTAGAAKAAEAEQGQGQGPGLLSPLPLGGTCQKHPSRLVQLYCRMCRQAGCGQCVSEEHQGIFHSVNLIDTVYQEEKLTFFSSLKKLRIINEKLMNEISSHPNDTDIMLTNEAEIIALEFGEIFKTLEMKKKQLLEDVENQRSKKEKEFQIWKKMKETHKKTIENFLKDCEKLVHECDPQCFLEVACGLNTRMKTQLDLMNIASSYEKPPEYTQKKMDIKPLVNEILALKLIPVNVGVVKDLPSQGNENSTNNTVFKNNVKQWKDQKNAPNTFRPVAGQEETLADGGRICTRLMSISEMSAFQNMSHEELRYKYYMEHPKLSHEFKTQSLPVNKKYKCVTTEALKNKSSGFPFVSSPTKANNADKVKMGSLQRADGFDEISFFSTSNHSIPSTNLNFSETNGDFKFFHEKRSQEKSTMTLSENSNSLIIKEKIPMQSSAVMVSNEMDANSSTSSGLKPSASVPVTVSGSTFLDISAGRVSASPFAFSACNNSLSRFIKDAATVSFAKKDSKFTFPTFYLGKYDPEDETDDQDETKLTKPSSVTKTTVSDVSTSPNLELAESEKPVFSFAFGNSEKDCFTVSGASNSFKVLPLPSFFNHLEKLSDQNATCRMGENTVSPNEDVEDCVLNPSVSLEQAANTSESITTVAHSTSETSTAAEMNVVSGTPLHHSSYVFSFANNCLQLPSPVFSFGSIVKSTSDSLTSSSVLFPRSGTKKNEKKKTESPSKTPLSLEKSVSPEHTESASKHSRPKCADSFFPLSSSEKVENEEVIADSNPSFSQPFYSAAVPVKEQAASFISAKQEIKVKDEEGRIVAENSSSCARKEDEPESVLFQNEACSVPGTCSDSFLGGSTLSVNEAGGIPSDTDSDTEELSQTSASSDNSSASEYFSVAEDKISARGKPET, encoded by the exons ATGGAGGCCAGCCTGACGTGCGCCGTGTGCTTGTCCCTCTTCGAGGAGCCGGTCACGCTGCCGCTGTGCTCGCACAACTTCTGCCGCGACTGCGTGCTGGAGTGCCTGGCATCGGCCGAGGCCGCCCGcgtgcagcagcagcggggcgcggggccggcgcgcctctcgcgggggggcgcggggcagggcgccgcggccggcgcgcGCGTGTCGTGCCCGCTGTGCAGGAAGCTgtgcccgctgccccgcggcggcgccgccgcgctgcccgtcAACACCACCCTGGCGGAGGTGGTGAAGCTCTACCGGTCGGGCACAGCGGGGGCCGCCAAGGCGGCGGAGgcggagcaggggcaggggcaggggcccgGGCTGCTCTCCCCGCTGCCGCTCGGCGGAACCTGCCAGAAGCACCCGAGCCGGCTGGTGCAGCTCTACTGCCGCATGTGCCGCCAGGCGGGCTGCGGGCAGTGCGTGTCCGAGGAGCACCAGGGCATCTTCCACTCCGTCAACCTCATCGACACTGTGTATCAGGAGGAAAAG TTAACCTTCTTCAGTAGTCTGAAAAAACTGAGAATAATAAATGAGAAGCTGATGAATGAAATCTCAAGTCATCCAAATGATACTGAT ATAATGCTGACCAATGAAGCAGAGATAATTGCACTGGAATTTGGAGAAATATTCAAAActctggaaatgaagaaaaagcaattgcTAGAAGATGTTGAAAACCAAAGaagtaaaaaagagaaagaatttcagatttggaagaaaatgaaggaaactCACAAGAAAACCATTGAGAATTTTCTGAAGGATTGTGAAAAGCTTGTTCATGAATGTGATCCTCAGTGTTTCCTGGAG GTGGCCTGTGGCTTGAATACaag aatGAAAACTCAGCTTGACCTGATGAATATAGCCTCCAGCTATGAGAAACCACCAGAGTATACCCAAAAGAAAATGGATATCAAACCTCTGGTTAATGAAATTTTGGCCTTGAAGTTAATACCAGTTAATGTAGGTGTAGTTAAAG ATCTACCTTCTCAAGGAAATGAGAACTCAACTAacaatactgtatttaaaaataacgTAAAGCAATGGAAAGACCAGAAAAATGCACCAAACACATTTCGT CCAGTAGCAGGACAGGAGGAAACGCTAGCAGATGGTGGTCGGATCTGTACTCGCTTAATGTCAATATCGGAAATGTCAGCATTTCAAAACATGAGTCATGAG GAGCTACGTTATAAATATTACATGGAACATCCGAAGCTATCTCATGAGTTCAAGACACAAAGCCTACCTGTAAATAAAAAGTATAAATGTGTAACCACTGAGGCTTTGAAGAATAAGTCCTCAGGATTTCCTTTTGTATCTTCACCTACTAAAGCAAATAATGCAGATAAAGTAAAAATGGGAAGCTTGCAAAGAGCAGATGGTTTTGACGAGATAAGCTTTTTCAGTACTAGTAATCATAGCATTCCGTCCACAAACTtgaatttttctgaaacaaatggTGACTTTaaattttttcatgaaaaaaggtCCCAGGAAAAAAGCACAATGACCTTATCAGAGAACTCTAACAGcttaataattaaagaaaaaataccaaTGCAGTCATCAGCAGTTATGGTTTCCAATGAAATGGATGCAAATTCCAGCACTTCATCTGGTTTAAAACCATCAGCATCAGTACCTGTTACTGTTTCAGGTTCAACATTTTTAGACATTTCTGCAGGGAGAGTTTCTGCTTCACCTTTTGCTTTCAGTGCATGTAACAACTCGTTATCCAGATTTATTAAAGATGCAGCTACAGTTTCCTTTGCAAAGAAAGACAGTAAATTTACTTTCCCTACATTTTATCTAGGGAAATATGATCCTGAGGATGAAACAGATGACCAGGATGAAACCAAACTTACAAAACCTAGTTCTGTAACTAAAACTACTGTTTCTGATGTTTCAACGAGTCCTAACTTAGAATTGGCAGAAAGTGAGAAACCAGTTTTTTCATTTGCCTTTGGCAATTCAGAAAAAGATTGTTTCACAGTATCTGGAGCCAGCAATTCATTTAAGGTTTTACCATTACCCTCATTTTTTAACCATTTGGAGAAGCTATCTGACCAAAATGCAACATGTCGCATGGGAGAAAATACAGTTTCTCCAAACGAAGATGTAGAAGACTGTGTTCTAAATCCATCTGTCTCATTGGAACAAGCTGCTAATACCTCAGAATCCATCACTACTGTAGCTCACAGTACTTCAGAAACCAGCACTGCAGCTGAGATGAATGTTGTTTCTGGGACCCCCCTTCACCACAGCAGTtatgttttttcctttgcaaataaCTGTCTTCAGCTGCCTTCACCAGTGTTTTCATTTGGAAGCATTGTCAAAAGTACCTCTGATTCACTGACTTCCTCCTCAGTGCTTTTCCCTAGAAGTGGcactaaaaaaaatgaaaaaaagaaaacggaATCTCCTAGCAAAACACCGTTAAGTCTAGAAAAGTCAGTGTCTCCAGAGCATACAGAATCTGCTTCTAAACATAGTCGCCCGAAATGtgcagattctttttttcccttgagctCATCTGAGAAGGTTGAAAATGAAGAAGTAATTGCTGATAGTAATCCTTCTTTTAGTCAGCCTTTCTATTCAGCCGCTGTTCCTGTTAAAGAACAGGCTGCCTCTTTCATATcagcaaaacaagaaataaaggtAAAAGATGAAGAAGGTAGAATTGTTGCTGAAAACAGCTCTTCCTGTGCTAGGAAGGAAGATGAACCTGAGTCTGTACTGTTTCAGAATGAAGCTTGTTCTGTTCCTGGCACATGCAGTGATTCATTTTTAGGAGGTTCTACACTTTCTGTAAATGAGGCAGGAGGAATACCAAGTGACACTGATTCTGACACTGAAGAGCTAAGTCAAACATCAGCCTCTAGTGATAACAGCAGTgcatcagaatatttttctgttgcagAAGACAAAATATCTGCTAGAGGAAAACCAGAGACATGA
- the ANXA10 gene encoding annexin A10 isoform X1: MYCGDYQIQGTIFPAPNFNPIMDAQLLGGALQGISCEKDVLIDILTQRCNSQRLMIAEAYRDMYGRDLITDLKENLSHHFKEVMVGLMYPPASYDAHELWHALKGVDMEEKCLIDILASRSNMEIFQIKEAYLMQYNNALQQDIDSETSGHFRDTLMNLAQGTRMEGYADPSTAAQDAMILWEACQQKTGEHKNMLQMILCNRSYQQLWMVFQEFQNISGQDIVDAINECYDGYFQELLVAIVLCVRDKPSYFAYRLYHAIHDFGFHNKTVIRILIARSEIDLMTIRQRYKERYGKSLFHDIKHFASGHYGSALLAICAGDAEEY; this comes from the exons cAGATACAGGGAACAATTTTTCCTGCTCCAAATTTTAACCCTATTATGGATGCCCAGTTGCTAGGAGGAGCCCTACAAGGAATTA GTTGTGAAAAAGATGTGTTGATTGATATTCTAACACAGCGTTGCAATTCACAACGACTTATGATTGCAGAGGCATACAGAGACATGTATGGCAGG gatttgatAACAGACCTAAAAGAGAATCTCTCTCATCACTTCAAAGAAGTCATGGTTGGCCTAATGTATCCACCTGCTTCCTATGATGCTCATGAGCTCTGGCATGCCTTGAAG GGAGTagacatggaagaaaaatgtctAATTGATATATTGGCCTCAAGGTCGAATATGGAGATCTTCCAGATTAAAGAAGCCTATTTAATGC AATATAATAATGCTCTTCAGCAAGATATTGATTCTGAGACTTCAGGTCACTTCAGAGATACGCTTATGAACCTTGCTCAG ggaacAAGAATGGAAGGATATGCAGATCCTTCTACAGCTGCTCAGGATGCGATG ATCTTGTGGGAAGCATGTCAGCAGAAAACAGGGGAACACAAAAACATGCTCCAAATGATTCTCTGCAACAGGAGTTACCAGCAGTTGTGGATGG tttttcaGGAGTTCCAAAATATCTCTGGGCAAGACATAGTAGATGCCATTAATGAATGTTATGATGGATACTTTCAAGAATTACTGGTTGCGATAG TTCTCTGTGTTCGGGACAAGCCTTCCTATTTTGCTTACAGGCTTTACCATGCAATCCAT gatTTTGGGTTTCATAATAAAACAGTTATAAGGATTCTCATTGCTAGGAGTGAAATTGACTTGATGACTATAAGACAACGATACAAAGAGAGATACGGGAAATCACTTTTTCATGATATTAAA catttTGCTTCTGGGCATTACGGGAGTGCCTTACTTGCCATCTGTGCTGGTGATGCTGAAGAATATTAA
- the ANXA10 gene encoding annexin A10 isoform X2 produces MYCGDYIQGTIFPAPNFNPIMDAQLLGGALQGISCEKDVLIDILTQRCNSQRLMIAEAYRDMYGRDLITDLKENLSHHFKEVMVGLMYPPASYDAHELWHALKGVDMEEKCLIDILASRSNMEIFQIKEAYLMQYNNALQQDIDSETSGHFRDTLMNLAQGTRMEGYADPSTAAQDAMILWEACQQKTGEHKNMLQMILCNRSYQQLWMVFQEFQNISGQDIVDAINECYDGYFQELLVAIVLCVRDKPSYFAYRLYHAIHDFGFHNKTVIRILIARSEIDLMTIRQRYKERYGKSLFHDIKHFASGHYGSALLAICAGDAEEY; encoded by the exons ATACAGGGAACAATTTTTCCTGCTCCAAATTTTAACCCTATTATGGATGCCCAGTTGCTAGGAGGAGCCCTACAAGGAATTA GTTGTGAAAAAGATGTGTTGATTGATATTCTAACACAGCGTTGCAATTCACAACGACTTATGATTGCAGAGGCATACAGAGACATGTATGGCAGG gatttgatAACAGACCTAAAAGAGAATCTCTCTCATCACTTCAAAGAAGTCATGGTTGGCCTAATGTATCCACCTGCTTCCTATGATGCTCATGAGCTCTGGCATGCCTTGAAG GGAGTagacatggaagaaaaatgtctAATTGATATATTGGCCTCAAGGTCGAATATGGAGATCTTCCAGATTAAAGAAGCCTATTTAATGC AATATAATAATGCTCTTCAGCAAGATATTGATTCTGAGACTTCAGGTCACTTCAGAGATACGCTTATGAACCTTGCTCAG ggaacAAGAATGGAAGGATATGCAGATCCTTCTACAGCTGCTCAGGATGCGATG ATCTTGTGGGAAGCATGTCAGCAGAAAACAGGGGAACACAAAAACATGCTCCAAATGATTCTCTGCAACAGGAGTTACCAGCAGTTGTGGATGG tttttcaGGAGTTCCAAAATATCTCTGGGCAAGACATAGTAGATGCCATTAATGAATGTTATGATGGATACTTTCAAGAATTACTGGTTGCGATAG TTCTCTGTGTTCGGGACAAGCCTTCCTATTTTGCTTACAGGCTTTACCATGCAATCCAT gatTTTGGGTTTCATAATAAAACAGTTATAAGGATTCTCATTGCTAGGAGTGAAATTGACTTGATGACTATAAGACAACGATACAAAGAGAGATACGGGAAATCACTTTTTCATGATATTAAA catttTGCTTCTGGGCATTACGGGAGTGCCTTACTTGCCATCTGTGCTGGTGATGCTGAAGAATATTAA